The window CTTAAACATCGTGGGTTTTTGAATGAGGAACAGGCTACCTACCAAATGACCTTTAAAAGTTCAGGTGGCACATCAATCCTCCTTCCCGCAACAAACGCGAAAATTTCCCCAAAAGACATTGATTCCGTTGTGAGTGATGTGTTACAATCCTGTCCAGGGGCAGAGTGGATCCCAAGAAATGAACTTTCTCTTCAAGATGGAAATCTTACGAGTTCAGAGACTTTACATGAGATCCAGACCAAAATCCATCCCGAAGCCTTGGGACTCTTTCGCACATCGCAATCTTTATTCTTTAGTGGAACTAGAAAGGGTGAAGTATGGAGTCAGTCCCAAACAAAAATTCATGGCCATGGTTATTGGAATGCTCATCCCAAAATGAAGACCATTGGTTTTGTTTATGACCCGAGAGGGAAACAACACAAATTCCAATCGGTCAAAGATGTATTTGTGATCGTTAAGGATTTGTTGGATTTAAAAGATTCCAAGAGATAACGTTCTCGTTTCACCGATAAAGCGACATTTCCTAATTCATTCCGATGTGCCCACCCGATGTTACTTTTGAATTTTAGAGGTTTAGTGTTTTTTCCAATGGATGCATTCACCAGGACACTCATCCATTTCCTTTTGCACCTTTTTTGTATCTTCTTCTGGGATCATTGCATCATTAATGTCAGATCCAGCTAAGTGAGTTTGGGATAAATCATCTTCATCCATCATAAAATACTTGGGCAAATTATCAGCGCATTGGTTGCAAGAAGTACAATTGTCTTTGTCTACATAAGCCTTTCTCATGTTTGATTCCCTTCTGTGAGTTTATAGTATAGAATGATCGTTACAAAAAATAATGTGACTACATTGGCAAGGATGATGGGTAAATCAGAACGGAGTATCCCATACACAAACCATAACACCACACCCAAAAAAAACATGATGTACATATTCCGGCTGATGTCCCTTGTTTGTTTTGTCATGACGACTCGTAAGACTTGGGGCAAAAAGGAAACCGTTGTTAAAAATGCTGCCACATACCCAATTAGGTTTTCCATTTATGCTTTGTACTCTCGTTTCACTACCGTTTTCACTCCACCGCGAACATTATAATCACCAATGACCTTGGCATAGAGAGGATCGATGGCTTTGACAAAGTCTTCCAAGATTTTATTGACTACATTTTCGTGGAAAATGCCTACATTTCGGTAGGCCATCATGTATTCTTTCAGAGATTTTAATTCAGCACATTTTTCCCTGGGAATGTATTCAATGTAGATGGTTCCAAAGTCAGGTAGACCCGTTTTGGGGCAAACGGCAGTGAATTCAGGGATGGTAAATTCGATATTGTATTCTTTACCGGCATAAACATTGGCAAACCATTCGATCGCAGGGGTGGTCCAAGCCGGGATATGGTCTTGTTTGTCCTCATAAGAAGATTCTGATTTTTTTTCCGACATTTGTTTACCCCGACATAAACAAAATTATTTTGGAACCATCCCATGACAAGTGATAAAAAAATCGCAGTCGTCGATTTCGGCGGCCAGTATGCTCATCTCATTGCTTCCCGTATCCGAAGGTTAGGA of the Leptospira biflexa serovar Patoc strain 'Patoc 1 (Paris)' genome contains:
- a CDS encoding ferredoxin, translating into MRKAYVDKDNCTSCNQCADNLPKYFMMDEDDLSQTHLAGSDINDAMIPEEDTKKVQKEMDECPGECIHWKKH
- a CDS encoding SemiSWEET transporter produces the protein MENLIGYVAAFLTTVSFLPQVLRVVMTKQTRDISRNMYIMFFLGVVLWFVYGILRSDLPIILANVVTLFFVTIILYYKLTEGNQT
- the queF gene encoding preQ(1) synthase, which translates into the protein MSEKKSESSYEDKQDHIPAWTTPAIEWFANVYAGKEYNIEFTIPEFTAVCPKTGLPDFGTIYIEYIPREKCAELKSLKEYMMAYRNVGIFHENVVNKILEDFVKAIDPLYAKVIGDYNVRGGVKTVVKREYKA